cttattgaggaaagataaaaaaaaaaaaaaatagataagcaaGGGATTAAAgatatagggcggtagtttgagggattagaacggtcatctTTTTAGGAATAGGCTGAATTATTGTacgcaaacttccagcaagaagtaaagataaaagTCGAAAGACAGCTTGGGTTGAAGAAGTTTGTTCAGGCAAAGTACGTGCAAGCACGGAAatacagttttgagaacaaaagGAGGGACCTTACCGTCCATAAACCTTCCGAGGGTCTACCTAGGACAGCTGCCAGGCATGGAAAACATGTGCATGGGTTTATAGTGATGAGTAATTATTTGTACAGGACATCCGGTATTATGCTGTGCAGTTGACATTATTAAATGAGGTTATAGGATCACCAGTGAAGAATGAGGTTGATATTGATTTTTTGATATTTACGACGTTTTCTGTTTTAAATCTCAAAGCTAATAGAATGCAGGAAGCGTCATCATTCCAGCAAATaattcaagtaaaaaaaatagtgaggtCTGGAACCGAATTGTTATATGAAGTTATGTAACATTCAGAATGATATACTTaattaaattgatgaaaataatagcggtaaaagaaaaaaatgccaacGGAAGATCTTGATTGAAAGTATATCACCTGTGATTTTTTGTTAACTTTTTAAAATCTAATAgaacattattattttaaaaTCGATTGTTgtaaaaaatcaagaaatagcacaattggaaaaaaaaattttaaagttGAATGCATCAAGCCCCAGCGGCTGGCAGAGTAAACAAAAGATGTTCCCCCACTGAACGCTATACGGGGCTTTTACTTTTGTATAAACTAGTCACGAGAAGAATAGTGATTATGGCAGTTGCAACAGTTGAAAGTACGACGTTAGAGAAGATAATAAGGTATTTAcaactatttcttttttgttaaatGGTTATAAATGTGCAGGGAGGCGATCCTCCAAGGGACGCCGAAGGGCGGATGGTGACACATTTCGCTATTTCGTAATAGATTGTGGCATTTCCTGAGGCAATTTAATAAACTAAGAGGTGTGCAGCTTCACACTGTTAGTGATGGTGTGAAATGATTGACTAAAGACCAAATTATGCAGTAGTGACTAAAGTGGTAGGTCTGTGTTAGACGTGCCTCGCCTTTAACACCACCTACAAACAACCCACGCCTGGACTCAGACAAACAACATGCAGTTTGACGAAGAAAACTTTGGGAGGTTGAGGCATCGCCAACACCAAAttatgaaagatagaaaaaatgtaCTGAAGGAGGGCATGAAATCTCCACACAGCCACATGCCAGATGCCTTAGTGCTGTGGTTTCCAACCTGTGGGGCGCGTCCCCCTAATGGGGCACGAAGGGCTGCCAGGGGGGGCGCAAGCACTTcataaagtagaaaaattacTTAGTAGATGATTATGTGAATCAGGATTTAGTTCAGTTGCTGTTCTCAAAACAAAATACCGTTCTCACTTAGTAATAAATAAGGAATTACGGGTCTCAATTCCATCACATTCTCCGAGATTTGAGAAACTCTGCTCAGAGAATCAAGCGCAACCATCACACTAATACATAATTATGTATtgcctaattttttttatctctgacTTGTGCCGACTATGACAGTAAATAGCAGTATTTAAACCAGAGTGGAGGGGGTGCAGGGAACTTGTCATTTAGTGAAGGGGGGCGAGAATTTGAAAAGGTTGGAAACCACTGCGGCTTAGTGTTTACTTCAGCTAGGActgctccctccaccaccacactgcaggGACAGTGAGGAAGGCTGAGGGCATGGGAGGCTGGGTACTAAGAGCCTTTGCCACTAACCATGCTTACCCTCTGGAACTCCATAATACAGCCCCTTCTGGACCAGTGTGGTCGCCCCACGAGAGGTGAAATCCAAAAActggaagggatggagagatccTTCACGAGGCAGATCAGAGGGATAAGGGGCCTCAGCCTCTTGTACTGACTTGGGGGCTGGGGGTCTAACTCATGGCAGCGGAGAAGGGACAGGTGCCGAGCCATCTAAACATGGAAGATTCTGGAGGGACAAGTACCTAATCCTGCCTACACTCCTTGCACTGCAGCCTTACACCAATCAGGGCTGTATTGGCTGCTGAATGagttgaataaatgaagagctggaaaaaaagggggggtgAACCAAGTTAAACTCCATGAAGCaggagagaaacacacttgTTCATTTGTagctcttcatttattcaactCTTTCAGCAGCCAGTACACAGAGTGGAGTGGACACATCCTCTCACTGCCTGCTTCCCCAGCTGACTCCATTTCTGACATATGCGCACATAATCAACACCTCCGATTTTTCATCAGTGTTACCATACCCACAACAGTCATACCACATAAAAACATGTAACAGGTATACAATAATgtataagatgaaaaataatacctaactaaaagaaataaacatatattaagttataacagaaaataaaacaaggattaTGAAATGGATAAGTGCATATAGTTAACAGTAAGTGCTCAAGGAGCTGTCTGTCAACCTGAGCCCCAGAGAGAATCATGACCCAACTGGCATCAGTGAGACCCATGAGAGGCCTATCCTCTTCAATACCATAGCAAAGGGAGTGAATCCTGCAGAAAAATTCAAGTCTGGCCAGGACAAGTTCTTATGCCCAGTACTGGATGAACTATCTGGGCTAGGCTATGGTACATATGATGTGGCTAGAACAACCAGTAAGTTGATTGTTATTTGTAGGAGTGAGAATGGAAGCAGCAGTCAGGTCAGTGTACAATGAGGAGGGGGGCTATTTTGATACAGGTTTTAATGAACAATGAAACAATAAAGAATTAAGTCTTATAAATTGGTTCGTTAGCTCATGTTTAATTTATCTCCTCGTATCTGAATCCATGACATATTGTTTGTATTACCAAGTGATGCACTCTATATATCAATCCCAATTTGCTGAAGGGCCTTGCCATAACAACAGTAGGGTATGGCTGATTTTTTGGTATAATgacaaatttttcttttcccaattATTTAATGATattgaggttttactgtacagAAGACACTTCCTTATCCAGAGCGCTAGTATGTGCAGCAGCCTCCCAAGTTTTAATGGGAGGCTGAAATTCAAATAGCCTGAGTGGCTGGCTTCTCGCAGTTCAAACTGCCCACATGCTTGGTCCTGACAGGCAATGTTACCTGAACATTATTGGATAAGTCCAAGTATTATGTAATAATCATTTGTAtaattcattctttcatattaTACATCAGTTTCATCTGCAAGCCACTGTTTGGAGATCATACGAGTACTGGTGTGATTGCTGATTTAAAAGATACATAGTCTTatcaatatacatatacatttctAGTATTTAGGATCATATGTTTATATGGATACTTGAGCAGATGTTAAgatgaaaatgtaagaaaagcgAAGTATATAAATATGATGTGGAGAGAAATGTTAAGCGTTTTGAATTGTAGACAACGTGGAAGGTatagtgatgtgatgtgatgtgatgtgatgtgattgtTTAGCTGAAACaatagcttttatttttttcagtttcataaATGACACAGGATACAAGGAACTGATGCAAAACTCTGCAAGATTTAACGTGAGGATTCGCAAAGACAGAATATATCGGCAGCCATACATCGATGGCCAAACAGGTGTGTGACATTTTATTGCTGTGCTGTGATCAGTATTGTATGAGTTAGTCTGTTGAACACCACCATtacagtatgtatgtatctttgaCAAAGGTGTGGCCCAGAGACATTGTCACTTATTTGTGAGTGACAGACATCGTATGCCAGGAATTCTTCAGGGACAGGTATACACTTATCCAGCACGCAGATGGAAGTCTCAGCGCCGCTCCTACCTTGGCTCACTCATGCAGGTAATCACAGCTTTGTGCTCTAAGTGTTCTGATGGTCATGTCTTATTGGGAGGAAATATATTAAAATTATACAGTAGAGGTGATTTGTTTTAACTCAGAAATACTTTGATATATTTTTGATGTTAGTTTTACTGACAGCTTTTATTGCTTATTTTTCAGGCAACTGATGCAGACCCAGATGAACACACAATCACCACTGTGGAAAATCCAGCAGCAATAGTCACTGCTGTAGAGGAACCTGTACCTCAGCCGGATAAAGTTGTCATGCCGGTATGAAAAATAAGTATTCTTGGCTAGAGgaaaatttttattatttgtgaTTCAAACAGTTTAGTTCTTGTGACAGTAGTGGCCTTGGTGGTGTATACTGCTTACTGCTTAGTTCAGCTGTTATTCAGATGTGTTTTGAGGTGAATAATTGTATCCTTTTATTCTATAGCCTGAACAGTGGGCAACATACTTTGATGAAGGTCCATTTGAGGATGAGCTTGAAGATGAATTTGAGTCCGAGGAAGATCTTGACGATGAGACGTACAGCAGGAAGGGATCCAAGCGAAAGAAGACACAGGTTGGAAGGAAACCAAAGGTGAGTTCCCTTCATAATTCACACCTATGTAGTAATGCTAACATCTTCAGTCACCTTTTTCCCTGTCAATCTTACTAATGATCCTCTGGTAATGGGTCTCTTCCTTAAGAATCACTTTTGTGTCTACATAGATTGAAATATACATGATCATAGCTTCTTTTATCAGTTTGCCAAGAACAGTATATAAATCAATAACATGAATATCTGTGGTTATATTTATTTGATctatatttatatgtatgtatgtaaatgtatATTTTacatggtgataatggtgggtTTTTGTGGCATGCAAGAAAATCACAGAGTTTTAAGATCTTGAATGCAtgactttatattttttaccaTCACTTAGTGGGTTAGTATGAAGTAGTGTTCACATATTTggtaattttcttcttcacataGTAAATTGATAGATGATGGATAGAttttcctcaaaaaaaaaaaaaaaaaaaagattaagcaAAATAAGTATTACAATGCATTAAAGTAACTGATGATCTGCATGATCAAGTCTCCTTCATTTTGTAGAAGGAACTATTATCTTCTTAAATTTCTAAGTTTTCCACCTAGAAAAGCTCATATTGATGgtgaaataaagcaaaagagcAGTTGCAATTGTGCTATTTACTGAAACAGAGCTGGTTGCGACACACTGAGAAGGATCCCTAATGGTGGCTGTCTTGTAATTATGTACTGTAAATCCAACGTGTTCTTTGGATGGGGTAAAAATTGCAATAATGCTTTTATAAAACTTGACAAAAGACAAGATGTATTGCAAGATTCTCCACATATTGAAAATTCTTTTTCTGATGATGCATCTAGTATTTGAATGGTTTTGATGTAGTTGAGTGAAGATCCACATTTTGTCTTAATGTCACATGACCCATCCTGTCAGAATGAATGCATTccaataatagcagtagcagtaataaagaATATTGAGATGCTAGTAATAATGGCTTATTTGTGAGGAAGACTATTCGGATATGAAAGAAGTTCTGCTTttgtacagtaaaaaaaaaaatgcaatgatCATTAGTGTAGCTACAAGGAGAGGTCATACAGCTTCCCATTATACTGCTCATGTATATTGTGACTGTTTAtgatgcatttatttatctgaAAGTGTAGTTGTTCAATTAGTAAGCATTGGTAAGAGTAGTAATGCTTCTGTATATAACTGCAAATTAATGATGCTGATTTTAACTTTAGTCAAGTCACTTTGTCTCCTGTTAATTTTGCAGCCTCTTAGTTGCAAAATAGCATGGTTTTTGTTATATCAAACTTACACTGTTATTGTGATCATGATCATCAGCATAGGAAACAGTGGAAACAATGAATTCATTTGGTCTATTCATTGAATGCCAGGATGGGATTTAGGTGTTCATTTAACTTTTTATCTAGAGATCAAATTGAAGTTGAGAACTGTAGCTATACTAGCTTGCATATTTGCTGTGGATGCTAAAATTAGGCATTGTAAAAGGTGGACACTATCTTCATTGCTTAGTTTTGCTTTatcacaaaagaaagagagagaaggaaatccaTCACCTTCAGGTATATAGTAAAGTGCTTGCCAACTTCCCCTTCCCACTATAGTGAACTCCTTTGTTTATGCTCACATTGAGGCTGCTGGTGGGTTGCCTAAGAAAGCCAGCAAAAAGAAGACCTCAGAAAATAGTTCCCAGGTATGTATATCTGACAAATCTATCATCATATTGTAGGTTTAGTCTCATGATGAAGGTATTACCTTGATAACACATTGTAACATTTTATTAAGGAATAATGTGAATTATTTGTAATAAGGTTACAATATGTATGTTTCAATAGTTGAGGAATAATTTATGCAGGCGGACAGTGTGCGTAGTTGAATTGAGCTGATGTGGTGAGGAGATTCATGAATGGCTTACATTAGATTTGATATAACAAACTTACTACACGACTGTCAACTTGTTATAAACCAAGGAGTCTTTTCAGCGAGGAGGCAAGAAGAAGGCGGCCCCCAAGACTCCATCTAAGATTCCAAAGAATATCAAGAAAGATGACGATGACCCCAGCAACAAACCGTACGGTTGTGAACGTAAGTGGCATTTTCTCATGCAGTTTTAACTTTCATAGTTTGACTTTTCAGAATCTTCCGTGCTTACAAGTTACTACATATTGTTTGCAAACTCTTATTTTTAAAAGTGTTATTGTAAGCATGTTCTGGTAAGTCATTACCTGATTGTTTTAATTTCCTTAAAATAACTTTTCATTTACAAAGTATTTAAGATGCAGTTATTATTACTTGTTATAATACTGGTGATCTTTAATTTCTTGGGTAAAGTGAAAAGATGTTTATGCTTGTCTTTTACTCTTtggtctttatttgtttatttcttatacTTGTTTCAGTGGATTATATACATTTTACAGATGCATTATCAGAAAGTTTAAATAGTATAGTATAGTTATTGTAGGGAGATTTGTCTTTGCTTCAGATGCATAGTAATTGTCTAGGCACAGCTCTTGATAAAGGGGCACAACTTTTGAAGTAATGATactaagtgattttttttatttatttttttatttattttttttctctccagttcCTACATTGTCTTGTATCATAAATTTTGCCATTGTTAATTTTGCCACATGGTGTGCCATTGCCCATGAGTATTAGAGTAGTATTAACTTTTTTGAGTTTAGAAGAAAATTTTGATGGTTAATCTGTTAATTAATCTGCAAAACAAGCACACTGAGTATCATATGCATGTGCCTATATATTACATTTCTGGTGTTCCTACACCTTCCACCCTCCATAGTAATTGTGTAGCCATGCCAGTGGTGCTTGTGGTTGGCCACTAAAGGTTACCTCATTTCTAGTACTTCTGTGTTGTTTTCCTGCCATGCTGGAAATGTTGAGTTTTCTATTAAGTCGCCCTGAGGGGGTCATCATAATGTCTAATTTATGAACAAAAATGGAGGAATGAGATTAGTGTCATAATATAGATTAAAGAAGCTTGAGTTACGGCAATATGTTGTTCTCTGAATTATACCATGTGTTAAGGTGGGCATTTTGATTCATGGAAGTTGTGTGTGTCTTATTAGAATGTTGCAGATATGCAGACCTGAAATGATTAGCTTTGTTAGCTCTGTGTTCCCACTCAATAAAGCACTATAGTACAATACTTAAATACCGCCTGCACGTAGGACACgtaccttttcattttttttactcaaccatcttactttcttcatatttcttgttttatttatctttattaaaaaaaaaggcacattataagttgcagagaaagaaggaaatgcctTTTTGGTTTACTATTAAGCATGTCAGTGCAGGACTATTATGCTTGTTAGACGGGACATAAGAAGTTTTCAATGTTTGCACATTTTTGCTCATGTTCCACCCAGAATGCTGCGTGTTTCAAGTGCTAAAGCCCGAAGAGGGTCAGCCATATCTCAGAAGGGGAAAATACACCCTACACTGCACTAAAAAGCTACATGCATGAAGGAATGATGCCTTTTTgtctcaatattttttatcttaaatattattatcatttagaAAATAAAGTGTGTTGTATGATCGAATGACATgttagaaagggaaggaggataatGGAAGCAGGTGCTGGCTGAGGTAACCTATGGAAGGTTTGGAAGGGTTGGGGAGATGTGAGGAGTCATTTTATTGAATTCCAGTATACTTTTGCTGCACAGTAAAAAAgtcaattattatcattgaaaatttaattttttgaacattctttatattttttaattgcTTGTGTGCCTCtgcaatctcttttttttttctccaagatACCAGGATATGATGATTATCTTTGGcaccttctttcccctctgaaTTTCCTAAAAGTGATGAGATAACATTCATTCATGCCACGCACATCCTCTCCTTTACATTCTGATCCAGTCAGAGGAATATTTTCTTTGAGgtgtcttaatttttttttatttttttatacctgtccatataattttttttgtatttctatcgGAAAAGCCTCTCCCATACTACTATTCCAGCAGATCAGATAAGCTTGTCAATTTCCCTCCAGAGCAGTCTTTTCACTACTCAATGTTTGTCTTTCTTGCATTTATCTTTCCATTAATTTTATTTAATGTTATGAGATGTATATAAAAATTGCTTTAAACATTTGAAGTAATTCACTTTCCTAATGCCTGTTTCCCATCTTTAAGGCATTTGATTTttaaattgttcttgattcaAACCATTTTGCAAAACTCAATACATTTGTAGTCCCTCCTTTTGCAGTGCAATAGCTAAACTAGTCACTCACATGATTGTCTCCAACACACATTTATCACTTTAGTTACACATAAGTATTTGTTGCTTAGTGCACTTATGGAGTCACTCTCCTCACCTTATGGCTGTATTCTGACAACCCTCCACTGGTGCATCAATACCATTGTTACCTGAGCTGGCTACATCTTTGTGTGCTTTGCACTTTTATGATTTCCATATGTAGTAATATATGAGCGAGAAAGAGTAGAGTGTTTATGTAGATATAAATGACTAGGAATCATTGCTAAGGTACAGATTGCATTGGATGGAGCTAAGATGAGAAATAGAGACTAAATGTAAAGTAGTTAAATTGTCTGAAGGAAATGTGAGGAGTGCATATATGGATAgatgatgaaatgaagaaatacaagaaccATTGTTGGTGTTGAGAGAGATCATTGTTAAAAAAGATAGATGTTAGCTTGAATGGagaatagctggagaagagataGATTGTTTCAAGTATTTGGAATCAACAGTTACAATGGATAGAAATTTGAGATAGAGGTTAAGTACAGGGTGTAGAAAGCAGGAAAAGTACTTGATGGGCTTCATTAGGTCTTTCAAGGTAGGACACTTAGTATAAGTGTAAAgtgagttaatgaaggaataggGAATAGTGATGGTCACAGTTCTGTGTGCTGCTGAAACATGGAATATGGGAGTAGCAGAGAAGAAATGGGTTAAAGCAATGGGAACAGTGTTTGAGGAGTGATGTGGAAGCACATAATAAGATGTGAGGAAGTAAGAAGAACTGGTGTTTTGAGAGTTGGCTTGATAGGCATCTGAATGTGTTTAGATACTTTGGACATGAGGAGATGATAGAAAACCAGAAATTAGTGAAAGGAATAGTGAGATGATATGTGTGCtctgtggttaagaggaaagtcATGCCAGGAATTGATGAATTGTTTAAAGAGATgatggaatgagagaagaatgacTGCAGCAAGCAGGAGCAATTGTACTTGAAAGAGATGGGTGGAGAGTGACAGTGGTGATCACATGAAAGTGACATGCTCCTGCTAATCTTTGACAAGTGATGTGGGTGCCATAGGTAGTCACCACTGGGGTATAGATCTAGTTAGGGTGCAGACCACCCCATTAGAAGCACTCTGTATCTGAGCATTAATACTTTGTCTGAAAGGCTAGCATCAGTGATGTATTCTAGTGATCGTTATTAGAGATGTactgatgcatcggtatcggcggtatcggcccattttttgggtatcggtatcggtatcggcttattttatgccgatacttccgatacctaaaaggaatttac
The sequence above is drawn from the Portunus trituberculatus isolate SZX2019 chromosome 41, ASM1759143v1, whole genome shotgun sequence genome and encodes:
- the LOC123516819 gene encoding zinc finger protein DPF3-like isoform X8, which codes for MHQAPAAGRVNKRCSPTERYTGLLLLYKLVTRRIVIMAVATVESTTLEKIISFINDTGYKELMQNSARFNVRIRKDRIYRQPYIDGQTGVAQRHCHLFVSDRHRMPGILQGQVYTYPARRWKSQRRSYLGSLMQATDADPDEHTITTVENPAAIVTAVEEPVPQPDKVVMPPEQWATYFDEGPFEDELEDEFESEEDLDDETYSRKGSKRKKTQVGRKPKAAGGLPKKASKKKTSENSSQRGGKKKAAPKTPSKIPKNIKKDDDDPSNKPYGCERGATVESQSDKGKKKVSASPYCDFCLGDASENRKTGAPESLVSCADCGRSGHPSCLQFTSNMMKSVVKYRWQCIECKTCTLCGTSENDDQLLFCDDCDRGYHLYCLDPPLSEPPEGEWSCYLCIQEFHAK
- the LOC123516819 gene encoding zinc finger protein ubi-d4-like isoform X2, coding for MHQAPAAGRVNKRCSPTERYTGLLLLYKLVTRRIVIMAVATVESTTLEKIISFINDTGYKELMQNSARFNVRIRKDRIYRQPYIDGQTGVAQRHCHLFVSDRHRMPGILQGQVYTYPARRWKSQRRSYLGSLMQATDADPDEHTITTVENPAAIVTAVEEPVPQPDKVVMPPEQWATYFDEGPFEDELEDEFESEEDLDDETYSRKGSKRKKTQVGRKPKRGGKKKAAPKTPSKIPKNIKKDDDDPSNKPYGCELCGMRYKTRPGLTYHYAHSHKEEKEEEAKPKAPARPNEQIQANDPIPDYFPGQLQASATPHWGQNSYYQGRSSGRRGGGVGHGSDSLMPSAGGATVESQSDKGKKKVSASPYCDFCLGDASENRKTGAPESLVSCADCGRSGHPSCLQFTSNMMKSVVKYRWQCIECKTCTLCGTSENDDQLLFCDDCDRGYHLYCLDPPLSEPPEGEWSCYLCIQEFHAK
- the LOC123516819 gene encoding zinc finger protein ubi-d4-like isoform X7 encodes the protein MHQAPAAGRVNKRCSPTERYTGLLLLYKLVTRRIVIMAVATVESTTLEKIISFINDTGYKELMQNSARFNVRIRKDRIYRQPYIDGQTGVAQRHCHLFVSDRHRMPGILQGQVYTYPARRWKSQRRSYLGSLMQATDADPDEHTITTVENPAAIVTAVEEPVPQPDKVVMPPEQWATYFDEGPFEDELEDEFESEEDLDDETYSRKGSKRKKTQVGRKPKRGGKKKAAPKTPSKIPKNIKKDDDDPSNKPYGCERRSSGRRGGGVGHGSDSLMPSAGGATVESQSDKGKKKVSASPYCDFCLGDASENRKTGAPESLVSCADCGRSGHPSCLQFTSNMMKSVVKYRWQCIECKTCTLCGTSENDDQLLFCDDCDRGYHLYCLDPPLSEPPEGEWSCYLCIQEFHAK
- the LOC123516819 gene encoding zinc finger protein ubi-d4-like isoform X5 — protein: MHQAPAAGRVNKRCSPTERYTGLLLLYKLVTRRIVIMAVATVESTTLEKIISFINDTGYKELMQNSARFNVRIRKDRIYRQPYIDGQTGVAQRHCHLFVSDRHRMPGILQGQVYTYPARRWKSQRRSYLGSLMQATDADPDEHTITTVENPAAIVTAVEEPVPQPDKVVMPPEQWATYFDEGPFEDELEDEFESEEDLDDETYSRKGSKRKKTQVGRKPKAAGGLPKKASKKKTSENSSQRGGKKKAAPKTPSKIPKNIKKDDDDPSNKPYGCELCGMRYKTRPGLTYHYAHSHKEEKEEEAKPKAPARPNEQIQANDPIPDYFPGQLQASATPHWGQNSYYQGGATVESQSDKGKKKVSASPYCDFCLGDASENRKTGAPESLVSCADCGRSGHPSCLQFTSNMMKSVVKYRWQCIECKTCTLCGTSENDDQLLFCDDCDRGYHLYCLDPPLSEPPEGEWSCYLCIQEFHAK
- the LOC123516819 gene encoding zinc finger protein ubi-d4-like isoform X6 translates to MHQAPAAGRVNKRCSPTERYTGLLLLYKLVTRRIVIMAVATVESTTLEKIISFINDTGYKELMQNSARFNVRIRKDRIYRQPYIDGQTGVAQRHCHLFVSDRHRMPGILQGQVYTYPARRWKSQRRSYLGSLMQATDADPDEHTITTVENPAAIVTAVEEPVPQPDKVVMPPEQWATYFDEGPFEDELEDEFESEEDLDDETYSRKGSKRKKTQVGRKPKAAGGLPKKASKKKTSENSSQRGGKKKAAPKTPSKIPKNIKKDDDDPSNKPYGCERRSSGRRGGGVGHGSDSLMPSAGGATVESQSDKGKKKVSASPYCDFCLGDASENRKTGAPESLVSCADCGRSGHPSCLQFTSNMMKSVVKYRWQCIECKTCTLCGTSENDDQLLFCDDCDRGYHLYCLDPPLSEPPEGEWSCYLCIQEFHAK
- the LOC123516819 gene encoding zinc finger protein ubi-d4-like isoform X1 gives rise to the protein MHQAPAAGRVNKRCSPTERYTGLLLLYKLVTRRIVIMAVATVESTTLEKIISFINDTGYKELMQNSARFNVRIRKDRIYRQPYIDGQTGVAQRHCHLFVSDRHRMPGILQGQVYTYPARRWKSQRRSYLGSLMQATDADPDEHTITTVENPAAIVTAVEEPVPQPDKVVMPPEQWATYFDEGPFEDELEDEFESEEDLDDETYSRKGSKRKKTQVGRKPKAAGGLPKKASKKKTSENSSQRGGKKKAAPKTPSKIPKNIKKDDDDPSNKPYGCELCGMRYKTRPGLTYHYAHSHKEEKEEEAKPKAPARPNEQIQANDPIPDYFPGQLQASATPHWGQNSYYQGRSSGRRGGGVGHGSDSLMPSAGGATVESQSDKGKKKVSASPYCDFCLGDASENRKTGAPESLVSCADCGRSGHPSCLQFTSNMMKSVVKYRWQCIECKTCTLCGTSENDDQLLFCDDCDRGYHLYCLDPPLSEPPEGEWSCYLCIQEFHAK
- the LOC123516819 gene encoding zinc finger protein ubi-d4-like isoform X3; this translates as MHQAPAAGRVNKRCSPTERYTGLLLLYKLVTRRIVIMAVATVESTTLEKIISFINDTGYKELMQNSARFNVRIRKDRIYRQPYIDGQTGVAQRHCHLFVSDRHRMPGILQGQVYTYPARRWKSQRRSYLGSLMQATDADPDEHTITTVENPAAIVTAVEEPVPQPDKVVMPPEQWATYFDEGPFEDELEDEFESEEDLDDETYSRKGSKRKKTQVGRKPKAAGGLPKKASKKKTSENSSQRGGKKKAAPKTPSKIPKNIKKDDDDPSNKPYGCELCGMRYKTRPGLTYHYAHSHKEEKEEEAKPKAPARPNEQIQANDPIPDYFPGQLQASATPHWGQNSYYQAGGATVESQSDKGKKKVSASPYCDFCLGDASENRKTGAPESLVSCADCGRSGHPSCLQFTSNMMKSVVKYRWQCIECKTCTLCGTSENDDQLLFCDDCDRGYHLYCLDPPLSEPPEGEWSCYLCIQEFHAK